The Cellulophaga sp. L1A9 genome window below encodes:
- a CDS encoding Na(+)-translocating NADH-quinone reductase subunit C, with the protein MAVNTDKNLYTVVFAAIMVVVVGSVLALTASGLSDKIKENQRFEKQQNILYAMGVNENVDEGSVNFIPADKVEAEFTKYIKEQLVIEDGKVLKDENAYLIDVKKQTTLARKGEKAKLPLFIGDKDGKKFYIIPMYGKGLWDAIWGFIALDDKMVVQGVYFDHKGETPGLGANIKQRYFMDDFTGESIMSGTKYSGISVAKGNNDPINARKDDNKVDALAGATITGNGVSAMISETMKFYEDYLKTIRVN; encoded by the coding sequence ATGGCAGTTAACACAGATAAGAATCTTTATACCGTTGTTTTTGCGGCTATAATGGTAGTAGTAGTTGGTTCTGTTTTAGCACTTACAGCTTCTGGCTTAAGTGATAAGATTAAAGAAAATCAACGTTTTGAAAAACAGCAGAATATTCTTTACGCAATGGGCGTAAATGAAAATGTTGATGAGGGTAGTGTAAATTTTATTCCTGCAGATAAGGTAGAAGCTGAATTTACAAAATATATTAAAGAGCAATTAGTTATAGAAGACGGTAAAGTCTTAAAAGATGAAAATGCTTATTTAATTGATGTAAAAAAGCAAACTACTTTAGCTAGGAAAGGGGAAAAAGCAAAACTTCCTTTATTCATAGGAGATAAAGATGGTAAAAAGTTTTATATCATTCCAATGTACGGTAAAGGTCTTTGGGATGCTATTTGGGGATTTATTGCTTTAGATGATAAAATGGTTGTACAAGGTGTTTATTTTGACCATAAAGGAGAAACTCCTGGATTAGGTGCAAACATTAAGCAGCGTTATTTTATGGATGATTTTACTGGAGAAAGCATTATGTCAGGGACTAAGTATTCTGGTATAAGTGTGGCAAAAGGAAATAATGATCCTATTAACGCAAGAAAAGATGACAACAAGGTAGATGCTCTTGCTGGTGCGACAATTACAGGTAATGGTGTTTCTGCAATGATTTCAGAGACCATGAAGTTTTATGAAGATTATTTAAAAACTATTAGAGTTAATTAA
- a CDS encoding NADH:ubiquinone reductase (Na(+)-transporting) subunit D: MRLLSKKDSGLILDPLADNNPITIQVLGICSALAITAELKASIVMAVSVMFVLAMGNVVISLMRNIIPSKIRIIVQLVVVAALVIIVDQVLKAFAYELSKTLSVFVGLIITNCIIMGRFEAFALANGPWRSFLDGIGNAAGYGLILIIIGFFRELLGSGTLLGFKVLGDPITKTGLYAIGYENNGFMLLSPMALIVVGIIIWVQRSRNPALVEEN; encoded by the coding sequence ATGAGATTACTTTCAAAAAAAGATAGTGGACTGATTTTAGATCCTCTAGCAGATAATAACCCAATTACGATTCAAGTATTGGGAATTTGTTCTGCCCTAGCAATTACGGCAGAATTAAAGGCGTCTATTGTAATGGCGGTTTCAGTAATGTTTGTTCTCGCAATGGGTAACGTGGTTATTTCATTGATGCGTAATATTATTCCTTCCAAAATCCGAATCATTGTACAACTTGTAGTTGTTGCAGCTTTGGTAATTATTGTAGATCAGGTATTAAAAGCCTTTGCTTATGAATTAAGTAAAACACTTTCCGTGTTTGTTGGTCTTATTATTACAAACTGTATTATCATGGGACGTTTTGAGGCATTCGCTTTAGCAAATGGCCCTTGGAGATCGTTTTTAGATGGTATTGGTAATGCAGCTGGGTATGGTTTAATACTTATTATCATTGGTTTCTTTAGAGAACTTTTGGGTTCAGGTACGTTATTAGGATTTAAGGTTTTAGGAGATCCAATTACTAAAACTGGTTTGTATGCTATAGGGTATGAAAACAATGGTTTTATGTTGCTTTCGCCAATGGCATTAATAGTGGTGGGTATTATCATTTGGGTACAACGTTCAAGAAACCCAGCTTTAGTAGAAGAAAATTAA
- the nqrE gene encoding NADH:ubiquinone reductase (Na(+)-transporting) subunit E: MLEHVELFFKSIFIDNMVFATFLGMCSYLAVSKKVTTAVGLGAAVIFVLAVTVPLNWLLDQYILRDGALAWLGPEYADYDLSFLSFILFIATIATMVQLVEIVVEKFSPSLYNSLGIFLPLIAVNCAILGGSLFMQSRDIQTLGLAFNYGLSSGIGWFLAILAIAAIREKIRYSNVPAPLRGLGITFIITGLMAIGFMSFGGMLTGGDDAAPEVATETAVKEEKKINKEISEKEVSYNEVLNK, encoded by the coding sequence ATGTTAGAACATGTAGAATTATTCTTTAAATCCATATTTATTGATAATATGGTATTTGCCACATTCTTGGGGATGTGTTCTTATCTAGCGGTATCTAAAAAGGTTACCACTGCGGTAGGATTAGGTGCTGCTGTAATTTTCGTATTAGCGGTGACTGTACCCTTAAACTGGTTGTTGGATCAGTATATCTTAAGAGACGGTGCATTAGCTTGGTTGGGTCCAGAATATGCGGATTATGACCTAAGTTTTTTATCTTTTATCTTGTTTATTGCTACCATTGCAACAATGGTACAATTGGTAGAGATCGTGGTAGAAAAATTCTCCCCATCATTATATAACTCGCTAGGTATATTTTTACCCTTGATTGCTGTAAACTGTGCAATTTTAGGAGGATCTTTATTTATGCAATCTAGAGATATTCAAACATTAGGCTTGGCTTTTAATTATGGCTTGTCTTCTGGTATTGGATGGTTCTTAGCGATTTTAGCAATTGCGGCTATTAGAGAGAAAATCAGGTATTCAAATGTACCAGCACCTTTAAGAGGTTTAGGGATTACATTTATTATCACTGGTTTAATGGCAATTGGTTTTATGAGTTTTGGTGGTATGTTAACAGGTGGTGATGATGCTGCTCCTGAAGTAGCTACTGAGACTGCTGTTAAAGAAGAAAAGAAAATAAATAAAGAAATTTCAGAAAAAGAGGTTTCTTATAACGAAGTTTTAAATAAATAA
- the nqrF gene encoding NADH:ubiquinone reductase (Na(+)-transporting) subunit F codes for MILATSTGGTIAITVIAFMILLLVLVALLLFTKEKLSPSGPVTITINGEKKIEVNSGGSLLSTLGNQKIFLPSACGGGGTCIQCECHVLSGGGEALPTETPHFSRKELLHGARLSCQVKVKQDMEITIPEEVFGIKKWPGKVVRNYNVASFIKEFVVEIPEDMNYKAGGYIQIEIPECEVKYADIDITAHPEEHETPDKFQAEWDKFNLWPLVMKNPETVERAYSMASYPAEGREIMLNVRIATPPWDRAKNGWMDVNPGVASSYIFNLKPGDDVVISGPYGEFFINESDSEMLYVGGGAGMAPMRSHLYHLFRTLKTGRKVSYWYGGRSKRELFYLDHFFKLEKDFPNFKFYLALSEPAPEDNWKVKESVDAPGDGFVGFIHNCVIDNYLSLHESPEDIELYFCGPPLMNKAVQKMGEDFGIPDEHIRFDDFGG; via the coding sequence ATGATTTTAGCTACAAGTACAGGTGGAACAATAGCAATTACCGTGATTGCTTTTATGATTCTTTTATTAGTATTAGTTGCATTACTTTTATTTACAAAAGAAAAGTTATCACCTTCAGGGCCTGTTACCATAACAATTAACGGGGAAAAGAAGATAGAAGTTAACTCAGGTGGATCTTTATTATCTACTTTAGGAAATCAAAAAATATTCTTGCCATCTGCATGTGGTGGTGGTGGTACATGTATTCAATGTGAATGTCACGTACTCTCTGGTGGTGGTGAAGCCTTACCAACAGAAACCCCTCATTTTTCAAGAAAGGAATTACTTCATGGAGCACGTTTATCTTGTCAGGTAAAAGTGAAACAAGACATGGAAATTACTATTCCTGAAGAGGTATTCGGAATTAAAAAATGGCCAGGTAAAGTGGTGCGTAATTATAATGTAGCTTCATTTATTAAGGAATTTGTTGTAGAGATTCCAGAAGATATGAATTACAAAGCAGGGGGGTATATTCAAATTGAGATTCCTGAATGTGAAGTAAAATATGCTGATATAGATATTACGGCTCACCCAGAAGAACATGAAACGCCAGATAAGTTTCAAGCAGAATGGGATAAGTTTAACTTATGGCCTTTAGTGATGAAAAATCCTGAAACAGTAGAAAGAGCTTATTCAATGGCTTCTTATCCTGCTGAAGGAAGAGAAATTATGCTTAACGTTCGTATTGCTACTCCACCTTGGGATAGAGCTAAAAACGGATGGATGGATGTAAATCCAGGTGTGGCTTCTTCTTATATTTTTAACCTTAAACCTGGTGATGATGTTGTAATTTCAGGACCTTACGGTGAATTCTTTATCAACGAATCAGATTCTGAAATGCTTTACGTTGGTGGTGGTGCAGGTATGGCACCAATGAGATCTCATTTATACCATCTATTCAGAACCTTAAAAACTGGTAGAAAAGTGTCTTATTGGTATGGTGGTCGTTCTAAAAGAGAATTATTCTATTTAGATCATTTCTTCAAGTTGGAAAAAGACTTCCCTAACTTTAAGTTCTATTTAGCACTTTCTGAGCCAGCACCAGAAGATAATTGGAAAGTTAAAGAATCAGTAGATGCTCCTGGCGATGGTTTTGTTGGATTTATTCACAACTGTGTTATTGATAACTATCTGAGCTTACACGAATCTCCTGAGGATATAGAGTTGTATTTCTGTGGACCTCCTTTGATGAATAAAGCTGTTCAGAAAATGGGTGAAGATTTTGGTATCCCAGATGAGCACATTAGATTCGATGATTTCGGAGGGTAA
- a CDS encoding Na(+)-translocating NADH-quinone reductase subunit F translates to MQELSEQELHNLAMNIVGKHLEADGFEFLSVNSTLKKNPQFVCVKEKVLHFVVVKAIAYPNDPNDLDLHNLTKMKEHAEKFEALTYYAGVGLVNAKDYNLPVYLNEDYIVDYDGLVKI, encoded by the coding sequence ATGCAAGAGCTTTCTGAACAAGAATTACATAACTTAGCAATGAATATTGTTGGCAAACATTTAGAGGCAGATGGTTTCGAGTTTTTGTCAGTAAATAGTACGCTTAAAAAGAATCCACAATTCGTTTGTGTTAAAGAAAAAGTACTTCATTTTGTGGTCGTTAAGGCTATAGCATATCCTAATGATCCTAATGATCTAGATTTGCATAATTTAACAAAAATGAAGGAACATGCGGAGAAGTTTGAGGCGTTAACCTATTATGCTGGTGTTGGCTTGGTAAATGCAAAAGACTACAACCTGCCTGTTTACTTAAATGAAGATTACATAGTTGATTATGATGGACTTGTTAAAATTTAG
- a CDS encoding FAD:protein FMN transferase, with product MMDLLKFRVFKGIFVLSFALIIFSCEDVIVENRQSGSALGTTYSILFYDTMERNFEKEVDSVFTAINQSMSTYIPDSDISKINAGDSTIVVDGMFQDVFNLSKDINARTEGYFDPTVGVLVNSWGFGPGKQIELDSTRVDSLLHFVGFGKVRLNDDNTISKMNPNIVFDFNAVAKGYAVDRLGVLLEAKGISNYLIEVGGELVAKGKNKIKNKDFVVGIDDPQANDRSKPIAKIKLVNKGLASSGNYRHFREDPMSGVKYVHTVDPITGYTKNSNVLGVTILGKSCAEADAYATAFMAMDLEKSTSLILDKEGFEALIVYIDGNGAVKQFVTKGFEKLYVK from the coding sequence ATGATGGACTTGTTAAAATTTAGAGTGTTTAAAGGAATATTTGTACTAAGCTTCGCATTGATCATATTTTCTTGTGAAGATGTTATCGTTGAAAATAGACAATCAGGTAGTGCGCTAGGGACTACTTATTCTATTTTGTTCTACGATACTATGGAGCGTAATTTTGAAAAAGAAGTTGATTCTGTTTTTACAGCAATCAACCAATCAATGTCTACCTATATTCCTGATTCCGATATTTCTAAAATTAATGCTGGAGATAGTACCATTGTGGTAGATGGAATGTTTCAAGACGTATTTAACTTATCAAAAGACATAAACGCACGTACAGAAGGTTATTTTGATCCCACAGTTGGGGTTTTAGTGAACTCCTGGGGCTTTGGTCCTGGAAAGCAAATAGAACTAGACAGTACGCGTGTAGATAGTTTGTTGCATTTTGTTGGTTTTGGTAAAGTACGGCTGAATGATGATAATACCATATCCAAAATGAACCCTAATATCGTTTTTGATTTTAACGCTGTTGCAAAAGGATATGCAGTAGATCGTTTGGGGGTTTTGTTAGAAGCAAAAGGAATATCAAATTATTTGATTGAAGTGGGTGGAGAATTAGTAGCGAAAGGGAAAAATAAAATTAAAAATAAAGATTTTGTAGTGGGTATTGATGATCCACAAGCTAATGACCGCAGTAAGCCAATTGCTAAAATAAAATTAGTAAACAAGGGGCTTGCTTCTTCGGGTAATTACAGACATTTTAGAGAGGACCCAATGAGTGGTGTTAAGTATGTACATACCGTAGATCCTATAACAGGGTATACAAAAAACTCTAACGTTTTGGGGGTAACTATTTTAGGCAAGTCCTGTGCAGAAGCAGATGCTTATGCTACCGCTTTTATGGCTATGGATCTAGAAAAATCTACGAGTTTAATTTTAGACAAGGAAGGTTTTGAAGCTTTAATCGTTTATATCGATGGCAATGGAGCTGTGAAGCAATTTGTTACGAAGGGCTTTGAGAAATTGTATGTTAAGTAA
- a CDS encoding class I SAM-dependent methyltransferase: MSKIFKYILNTIPRPILIKLSYLARPVLAFSMQGDTYTDPIDGKSFKQFLPYGYESPRENVLSPSTLSLERHRLLWLYLKEETDFFTKKSKLLHFAPEQAFFKRFKALENLNYTTTDLDSPLADIKADICDLPFADNSFDIIFCNHVLEHIPDDTKAMQELYRILKPNGWAILQIPQDLKRAATFEDNTITNRKERAKIFGQYDHVRIYGRDYFTKLRAIGFHVDEVDYTSKLTPAEIDKYRLASGEILPVVRKLIT; this comes from the coding sequence GTGTCAAAAATTTTCAAGTATATTTTAAATACCATACCTAGACCAATCCTTATTAAATTAAGTTATTTGGCGCGACCTGTATTGGCTTTCTCCATGCAAGGTGACACGTATACAGATCCTATTGACGGCAAAAGTTTTAAACAATTTTTGCCTTATGGATACGAAAGCCCTAGAGAGAATGTACTATCCCCCTCTACCCTATCCTTAGAACGCCACAGACTTCTATGGCTGTATTTAAAAGAGGAAACAGATTTCTTTACTAAGAAGTCTAAACTTTTACATTTTGCCCCTGAACAGGCATTTTTTAAACGTTTTAAAGCGCTAGAAAATTTAAATTATACAACAACAGATTTAGATTCACCACTTGCGGATATAAAAGCTGATATATGCGATCTTCCTTTTGCAGATAATAGCTTCGATATTATATTTTGCAATCACGTATTAGAACACATTCCAGATGACACAAAGGCGATGCAAGAGCTCTACCGGATTCTAAAACCTAATGGCTGGGCCATTCTACAAATTCCTCAAGATCTAAAGAGAGCAGCTACTTTTGAAGACAATACGATAACCAATCGTAAAGAACGCGCAAAAATATTTGGGCAATACGATCATGTTAGAATATACGGAAGAGATTATTTCACAAAACTTAGAGCCATAGGTTTTCACGTAGATGAAGTAGATTACACTTCAAAATTAACACCTGCCGAAATAGATAAGTATCGTTTAGCTTCTGGAGAAATACTACCTGTGGTTAGAAAACTTATTACTTAA
- the map gene encoding type I methionyl aminopeptidase yields MIIVKNTEEIELMRESALIVSKTLGMLASEVKPGVTTLQLDALAEAFIRDHGAVPGFLGLYDFPNSLCMSPNAQIVHGIPNNTPLVEGDIISIDCGAFKNDFHGDHAYTFEVGEVAPETKKLLDVTKASLYVGIREFKSGNRVGDVGYAIQKFTEDHGYGVVRELVGHGLGRKMHEDPEMPNYGKRGRGKKFIEGMVVAIEPMTNLGTHRIKQLKDGWTILTADGKPSAHFEHDIALVNGKPELLSTFKYIYEALGIESNEEDEFRQVKI; encoded by the coding sequence ATGATTATAGTAAAAAACACAGAAGAAATAGAATTAATGCGCGAAAGCGCATTAATCGTTTCAAAGACTTTAGGAATGCTTGCTAGCGAAGTAAAACCAGGCGTTACTACCTTACAATTGGATGCTTTGGCAGAAGCTTTTATTCGTGACCACGGAGCTGTTCCAGGCTTTTTAGGCTTGTATGATTTCCCAAACTCACTTTGCATGAGTCCTAATGCTCAAATAGTACACGGAATCCCTAACAATACCCCTTTAGTTGAAGGTGATATTATATCTATTGACTGTGGGGCTTTTAAAAATGATTTTCACGGAGACCATGCTTATACCTTTGAAGTAGGTGAAGTAGCTCCAGAAACCAAAAAATTATTAGACGTTACCAAAGCATCACTGTATGTTGGTATTCGAGAATTTAAATCTGGCAATCGTGTTGGCGATGTTGGCTATGCGATTCAAAAATTTACGGAAGATCACGGCTATGGTGTGGTACGGGAATTGGTAGGCCATGGTTTGGGACGTAAAATGCATGAAGATCCTGAAATGCCCAATTACGGCAAAAGAGGACGAGGTAAAAAATTTATTGAAGGAATGGTAGTCGCTATAGAACCAATGACCAATCTAGGAACGCATAGAATAAAACAACTTAAAGATGGTTGGACTATTTTAACGGCTGATGGAAAACCAAGTGCGCATTTTGAGCATGATATTGCCTTAGTAAACGGAAAGCCTGAACTTTTATCTACCTTCAAATATATTTACGAGGCTTTAGGTATTGAAAGCAACGAAGAAGATGAGTTTAGACAAGTAAAAATCTAA
- the gpmI gene encoding 2,3-bisphosphoglycerate-independent phosphoglycerate mutase, with protein sequence MNKKVILMILDGWGKSPNPKVSAVDNANTPFIDRIQKEYSNANLLTDGMNVGLPEGQMGNSEVGHMNLGAGRIVYQDLAKINKAVKEDTLKDEKVLKEAFLYAKENNKPVHFVGLLSDGGVHSHTSHLKGLIKASEAYNLDKVYIHAFTDGRDVDPKSGKGYVTALNEFCADKKAKIATVIGRYYAMDRDKRWERIKLAYDLLVNNIGTKTNDIAAELQKNYDADVTDEFIKPIVATNADNTPIAKIENGDVLIFFNFRTDRGRELTEVLSQVDMHEQNMHKLDLYYVTMTNYNDAYKNIHVVYDKDNIEKTLGEVLSEAGKKQIRIAETEKYPHVTFFFNGGRETPFEGEERLLCPSPKVATYDLQPEMSAYEIRDAIIPELEKGDADFICLNFANPDMVGHTGVMSAAIKACEVVDSCAEAVVTAGLKNGYSSIVIADHGNCETMINPDGSPNTAHTTNPVPLILVDKDHIKIKDGVLGDIAPTILKLMGVAQPALMTQKPLV encoded by the coding sequence ATGAATAAGAAAGTAATATTGATGATTTTGGATGGTTGGGGTAAATCGCCTAATCCAAAAGTTTCAGCTGTAGATAATGCAAACACGCCTTTTATAGACCGAATTCAGAAAGAATATTCCAATGCGAACTTACTTACTGACGGTATGAACGTTGGTCTTCCTGAGGGACAAATGGGGAATAGCGAGGTTGGTCATATGAATTTAGGTGCAGGTAGAATTGTATACCAAGATTTAGCCAAAATAAATAAAGCGGTAAAAGAAGATACGCTTAAGGATGAAAAAGTATTAAAAGAAGCTTTTTTATACGCAAAAGAAAACAACAAGCCTGTGCATTTCGTAGGCCTGTTGAGTGATGGAGGTGTTCATAGCCATACCTCACATTTAAAAGGATTAATAAAAGCTAGTGAGGCCTATAATCTTGACAAGGTATATATTCACGCCTTTACAGACGGTAGAGATGTAGATCCAAAAAGTGGAAAAGGATATGTTACTGCTCTTAATGAATTCTGTGCCGACAAAAAAGCAAAAATAGCTACGGTTATTGGCCGTTATTACGCAATGGATAGAGATAAACGTTGGGAGCGTATTAAATTAGCCTATGATCTTTTAGTTAATAACATTGGGACTAAAACAAATGATATTGCAGCAGAATTACAAAAAAATTACGATGCTGATGTTACGGATGAGTTTATTAAACCAATTGTAGCTACCAACGCGGATAATACACCTATTGCAAAAATTGAAAACGGTGACGTTTTAATCTTTTTTAACTTTAGAACAGACCGTGGTCGTGAACTTACCGAAGTATTAAGTCAAGTAGATATGCACGAACAAAACATGCATAAGCTAGATTTATACTATGTAACTATGACCAACTATAACGATGCCTATAAAAACATCCATGTAGTTTATGACAAAGATAATATTGAAAAAACTTTAGGTGAAGTTTTATCTGAAGCAGGTAAAAAGCAAATTAGAATTGCCGAAACAGAGAAATACCCGCACGTAACCTTTTTCTTTAATGGCGGTCGTGAAACACCTTTTGAAGGCGAAGAAAGATTACTTTGTCCCTCTCCTAAAGTTGCCACTTACGATCTTCAGCCAGAAATGAGTGCGTATGAAATTAGAGATGCTATTATTCCTGAATTGGAAAAAGGCGATGCTGATTTTATATGCTTAAATTTTGCCAACCCGGATATGGTTGGACACACTGGAGTGATGTCCGCAGCTATTAAAGCTTGCGAAGTTGTAGACAGTTGTGCAGAAGCAGTAGTTACTGCCGGTTTAAAAAATGGATACTCTAGTATTGTTATTGCGGATCATGGGAATTGCGAGACAATGATTAATCCTGATGGGAGTCCGAATACAGCACACACTACAAATCCAGTTCCATTAATTTTGGTAGATAAGGATCATATTAAAATTAAAGATGGTGTTTTAGGAGATATTGCACCAACAATTTTAAAATTAATGGGCGTTGCACAACCTGCACTAATGACCCAGAAACCATTGGTATAA
- a CDS encoding ankyrin repeat domain-containing protein: MKKSFVIAVLGLTLISTSVKAETSLKTSPETTINIKKITGLSSFCNAILKGDIQTVKSMISLGEDVNEKSLGMTPAIFAARYNRADILEVLIENGADITIKCDRGRSIKKHAEQSRAVDALEVIEAHWKKK, from the coding sequence ATGAAAAAATCATTTGTAATTGCAGTTCTAGGGCTAACATTAATCAGTACAAGCGTTAAAGCAGAAACAAGTTTAAAAACTTCTCCGGAAACAACGATCAACATTAAAAAAATTACAGGATTAAGTTCTTTTTGTAATGCTATTTTAAAAGGGGATATTCAAACCGTTAAAAGCATGATTTCTTTAGGGGAAGATGTGAACGAAAAATCACTAGGAATGACACCTGCTATTTTTGCAGCGCGTTACAACCGTGCAGATATTTTAGAAGTGCTTATTGAAAACGGAGCAGACATCACTATTAAATGTGATAGAGGTAGAAGTATCAAGAAGCATGCGGAACAATCTAGAGCCGTTGATGCCTTAGAGGTAATTGAAGCGCACTGGAAGAAAAAATAG
- a CDS encoding DUF6747 family protein, which translates to MGTLTHFRNVYLEAFENCRPMFIVVLLKIYSLFSVLMISMALYAFAYRAINGFRF; encoded by the coding sequence ATGGGTACACTCACACATTTCAGGAATGTTTACTTAGAAGCTTTTGAAAATTGTAGACCTATGTTTATCGTAGTTTTACTTAAGATCTATTCATTATTCTCTGTATTAATGATTTCTATGGCTCTTTATGCGTTTGCATATCGTGCAATAAACGGATTCAGATTTTAA
- a CDS encoding M48 family metalloprotease produces the protein MKRGNWKIRIFIGLAIVAFAFIKKCSNTEENPYTGREQHITMTSDQEIAIGLQSAPEMAQQHGGLYPDEKLQAFVKKVGNRLINNSIAKETPYQYDFHLLADDQTINAFALPGGQCFITYALFSQLNEAQLAGVMGHEIGHVIGRHSAERIADSQTWQTATMGATVGAGDMGSIVGSIGQNTLLKNGRNDELESDDLGVLFMIKAGYDPYEMIKVMEILKAAGGPNRAPEFQSTHPDPVNRIEKIKAAIEKYQE, from the coding sequence ATGAAAAGAGGTAATTGGAAAATTAGAATATTTATAGGCTTAGCTATTGTAGCTTTTGCCTTTATTAAAAAATGCAGTAATACCGAGGAGAACCCGTATACAGGCCGCGAGCAACATATTACCATGACGTCCGATCAAGAGATTGCTATTGGATTGCAAAGTGCACCTGAAATGGCGCAACAACATGGCGGTTTATACCCTGATGAAAAACTACAAGCTTTTGTTAAAAAAGTGGGGAATCGTTTGATTAATAATAGTATTGCTAAAGAGACACCTTATCAATATGACTTTCATTTACTTGCAGATGATCAAACCATTAATGCTTTTGCATTACCTGGCGGACAGTGCTTTATTACCTATGCCTTGTTTTCTCAATTAAATGAAGCACAACTAGCAGGCGTAATGGGTCATGAAATTGGCCACGTTATTGGTCGCCATTCTGCTGAGCGTATTGCAGATTCACAAACATGGCAAACCGCAACAATGGGCGCGACTGTAGGTGCGGGAGACATGGGAAGCATTGTGGGGAGCATTGGGCAAAACACATTACTAAAGAACGGAAGAAATGACGAACTAGAAAGTGATGACCTAGGTGTTCTTTTCATGATCAAAGCGGGCTATGATCCTTACGAAATGATTAAAGTAATGGAAATTTTAAAAGCTGCCGGTGGACCTAATCGTGCTCCTGAATTTCAAAGTACACACCCAGATCCAGTCAATAGAATTGAGAAGATAAAGGCCGCTATTGAAAAATACCAAGAATAA
- a CDS encoding M15 family metallopeptidase, which produces MQRRSFIKKTTATGIGIALVPSITLGQSQDVEYSILELMGKSDIELYGKGINLRKEAHDAFIEMKRAAYTGGIDLKIVSSYRSFNRQQVIFENKFIKYTDAGMDPLAAISKIIEYSTIPGTSRHHWGTDIDVIDGYQKVNGDVLVPSKYGEGQPFSDFKKWMDENSEKFGFYLVYTDDKKRRGFKYEPWHFSYAPISIPMLETFRSKNLLQIYKEEDFLGSEYFTSGFLRSYITDNVLDINSKLL; this is translated from the coding sequence ATGCAAAGAAGATCATTTATAAAAAAAACAACAGCTACAGGAATCGGGATAGCATTAGTTCCCTCAATTACATTAGGTCAATCTCAAGATGTAGAATATTCTATTTTAGAATTGATGGGCAAAAGTGATATTGAGCTGTATGGCAAAGGTATCAACTTAAGAAAAGAAGCTCACGATGCATTCATTGAAATGAAAAGAGCGGCTTATACGGGTGGTATCGATTTAAAAATTGTTTCTAGTTACCGTAGTTTTAATCGTCAACAGGTAATTTTCGAAAATAAATTTATCAAATATACTGATGCAGGCATGGATCCGCTTGCCGCAATATCTAAAATCATAGAATATTCAACTATTCCAGGAACAAGTAGACACCATTGGGGTACAGATATTGATGTTATAGATGGCTACCAAAAAGTTAATGGTGATGTTTTAGTTCCATCAAAATATGGCGAAGGTCAGCCTTTTTCGGATTTCAAAAAGTGGATGGATGAAAATTCAGAGAAATTTGGTTTTTACTTGGTCTATACCGATGACAAAAAAAGAAGAGGATTTAAATATGAGCCTTGGCATTTCAGCTACGCCCCTATTTCTATTCCTATGCTAGAAACTTTCCGTAGCAAAAATTTATTGCAAATTTATAAAGAGGAAGATTTTCTTGGAAGTGAATACTTTACATCTGGTTTTTTAAGAAGCTATATTACTGATAATGTATTGGACATTAACTCAAAGCTTCTTTAA